From Hallerella porci, a single genomic window includes:
- a CDS encoding thioredoxin family protein, whose product MKLKFFVAFYAILFCAFTSAFAEEEIRIVKINDSNFEAEIMNSKQPIILEFSSTSCPPCLIMIPTLISIAKNYEDIKVASVGIDDPGIEKVKNTFNITAFPTFFFIKDGKIIGRKIGAIKENEMLAALGYSPKVTKAQKKPKKSKNQKSNLVCSIDGQFNGLKNHVTISFEFKNGEIKNVDLVTDVIIPPALEEHREAIKQRFIESGKSEVTETMTGFRLHTANDSPFIKAMDMKRTSTYGEMKAGLELQGFSCK is encoded by the coding sequence ATGAAGTTAAAATTTTTCGTTGCATTTTACGCAATTTTATTTTGTGCTTTTACAAGCGCTTTTGCGGAAGAGGAAATTCGAATTGTAAAAATCAACGATTCTAATTTTGAAGCAGAAATTATGAATTCAAAGCAACCGATTATTTTGGAATTTTCTTCGACAAGTTGCCCGCCTTGTTTGATTATGATTCCCACTTTAATCAGCATTGCAAAAAATTATGAAGATATTAAAGTGGCGTCTGTTGGAATTGATGATCCGGGAATTGAAAAGGTAAAAAATACTTTTAATATTACAGCATTCCCCACATTTTTTTTCATTAAAGACGGCAAAATAATTGGAAGAAAAATTGGAGCAATAAAAGAAAATGAAATGTTGGCTGCTTTAGGTTACTCTCCAAAAGTAACTAAGGCGCAAAAAAAGCCTAAGAAATCAAAAAATCAAAAATCTAATTTGGTGTGCTCAATAGATGGACAATTTAATGGCCTTAAAAATCATGTTACGATTTCGTTTGAATTTAAAAATGGCGAAATTAAAAATGTTGATTTGGTGACAGATGTGATTATCCCGCCTGCTTTAGAAGAACATCGCGAAGCCATTAAGCAAAGATTTATTGAAAGCGGTAAAAGCGAAGTCACGGAAACGATGACGGGCTTTAGATTGCACACTGCAAATGATAGCCCATTTATCAAAGCGATGGATATGAAACGTACTTCCACTTATGGAGAAATGAAAGCTGGCCTTGAATTGCAAGGCTTCAGTTGTAAATAA